In the genome of Gammaproteobacteria bacterium, one region contains:
- a CDS encoding SAM-dependent methyltransferase encodes MAADFQDAWMRHKEDGDLLYAKERWANADHLYGLAVECGLKAVMRAMGMPVSSAGVPISRYHRVHLPDIWYVFHAFVSGTHAAGLLPFLSQSSPFDNWSVHQRYEPRSNFSQEIVDEHRMGLKEVEQLYCAGKRINADFF; translated from the coding sequence ATGGCTGCAGATTTTCAGGATGCCTGGATGCGTCACAAAGAAGATGGCGATTTGCTTTACGCCAAGGAGCGGTGGGCCAATGCTGACCATCTGTATGGGCTGGCTGTCGAGTGTGGGCTGAAGGCCGTAATGCGGGCGATGGGGATGCCGGTTAGCTCTGCAGGAGTGCCAATATCCAGATACCACAGGGTGCACTTGCCTGATATTTGGTACGTATTTCATGCTTTTGTTTCGGGTACCCATGCAGCGGGGCTTCTTCCTTTCCTGAGCCAATCATCTCCCTTTGATAACTGGAGCGTACATCAACGTTATGAACCGAGAAGCAATTTTTCACAAGAAATTGTGGATGAGCACAGAATGGGATTAAAAGAAGTAGAGCAACTGTACTGCGCCGGGAAGCGTATCAATGCAGATTTTTTCTGA